In Mangrovivirga cuniculi, the following proteins share a genomic window:
- a CDS encoding DUF3604 domain-containing protein, giving the protein MKKIIYLLYTIFILVLVSCGNINEDSDDQNAEMTTDTETSREVEENPLKEAYFGETHLHTGVSMDAFIAGTRLTPDEAYRFAKGEEVMVNGSMHSIKRPLDWCAVTDHSEFMGESMSLLTSGAPGYDHPVAKEFRETTDYQKALGLYKKYVLDALAGGGSPHPPFFQGEESIKSAWQRNIEATEKHYDPGTFTTIHAYEWSAAPDEANLHRNVFFRDTNLPEIPFSSNESPDPIKLWEWLQEQRDKGMRVFCVPHNSNEGKQMEFAEQTLSGDPITREYVELRNSMEPLIEMMQIKGNSEVFPKFWPNDEFADFENAVSIQKFNDRIFTKQDFVRYGLTRGLKYQEEFGTNPFKYGFVGGTDSHNGSPSNVAEDNYMVGSHGVVDKTAEDRATRDMDGELTVADMSTGAITGVWATSNTREAIWDAMYAKETFATSGPRMKVRAFAGQDYEDSYESNNALVEAGYANGVPMGGNYNGESAPQILVWAIKDPIGPGLDRIQIIKGWVENGEMKDKVYNVVASGDRMNSDGSVTPIDAPVDLETGEYNKEKGSAELMGVWTDPDFDPNEYAYYYIRVLQLPTARWNLYDEIREGVDFPDRIPKQIVERAWGSPIWYEPSN; this is encoded by the coding sequence ATGAAAAAAATAATATACCTATTGTACACAATCTTTATCTTGGTATTGGTGAGTTGTGGTAATATTAATGAGGATTCTGATGATCAGAATGCCGAAATGACTACAGACACTGAAACTTCAAGAGAAGTTGAAGAAAATCCATTAAAGGAAGCCTATTTTGGAGAAACACATTTGCATACCGGTGTTTCGATGGATGCTTTCATAGCTGGAACCCGACTCACCCCGGACGAAGCATATCGATTTGCCAAAGGCGAAGAAGTCATGGTAAATGGAAGTATGCACAGCATCAAAAGACCTTTGGATTGGTGTGCGGTGACAGACCACTCAGAATTCATGGGTGAATCGATGTCTTTGCTAACTTCCGGAGCCCCGGGGTATGATCATCCGGTTGCCAAAGAATTCAGAGAAACGACAGACTATCAAAAGGCTTTAGGCCTCTATAAAAAATATGTTCTGGATGCATTAGCAGGGGGAGGAAGTCCTCATCCACCGTTTTTCCAAGGTGAAGAATCAATTAAATCAGCCTGGCAACGAAATATCGAGGCAACAGAAAAGCATTACGATCCTGGAACTTTCACTACCATTCACGCCTATGAGTGGTCTGCTGCACCAGATGAAGCGAATCTTCATAGAAATGTATTCTTTAGAGATACAAATCTTCCGGAAATACCCTTTTCTTCTAATGAAAGTCCCGATCCAATCAAACTCTGGGAGTGGTTACAGGAGCAGCGTGATAAAGGAATGAGAGTATTTTGTGTACCGCATAACTCAAATGAAGGAAAGCAAATGGAATTTGCTGAACAAACACTAAGCGGAGATCCGATTACTAGAGAATATGTTGAATTAAGAAATAGTATGGAACCATTGATTGAAATGATGCAGATCAAAGGTAATTCAGAGGTATTTCCAAAGTTCTGGCCAAATGATGAGTTTGCAGATTTTGAAAATGCGGTTTCTATACAAAAATTCAATGATCGAATCTTTACCAAGCAAGATTTTGTAAGGTATGGTCTGACCAGAGGATTAAAATATCAGGAGGAATTTGGGACTAACCCATTTAAATATGGTTTCGTTGGTGGTACTGATAGTCATAATGGTAGCCCCAGCAATGTAGCTGAAGATAATTATATGGTAGGTAGCCATGGGGTAGTAGATAAGACCGCTGAAGACAGGGCTACCAGGGATATGGATGGTGAGCTAACTGTAGCTGACATGAGTACGGGAGCTATAACAGGTGTGTGGGCAACATCCAATACCCGTGAGGCTATCTGGGATGCTATGTATGCCAAAGAGACTTTTGCCACCAGTGGACCAAGAATGAAAGTCAGGGCTTTTGCCGGTCAGGACTATGAGGATAGCTACGAATCAAATAATGCTCTAGTTGAAGCAGGATATGCAAATGGAGTTCCGATGGGAGGAAATTATAATGGAGAATCTGCACCTCAAATTTTGGTTTGGGCAATAAAAGACCCAATCGGACCAGGACTTGATAGAATTCAGATCATAAAGGGATGGGTTGAAAATGGTGAAATGAAAGATAAAGTATACAATGTTGTAGCTTCTGGAGACAGAATGAATTCTGATGGATCCGTAACTCCGATAGATGCTCCTGTAGATCTTGAAACCGGTGAGTATAATAAAGAAAAAGGAAGTGCGGAGTTAATGGGTGTATGGACTGATCCTGATTTTGACCCGAATGAATATGCATATTATTACATAAGAGTTTTACAATTGCCTACTGCCAGGTGGAATTTATATGATGAAATCCGTGAAGGAGTAGATTTCCCCGATCGTATTCCAAAACAGATTGTTGAAAGGGCATGGGGTTCACCTATATGGTATGAGCCTTCTAATTAA